A section of the Methanoregula formicica SMSP genome encodes:
- the metG gene encoding methionine--tRNA ligase, with protein sequence MNQTPLLVTCGLPYTNGPCHLGHLRTYVPADAYVRYMRRAGEEVVFVCGSDNHGTPIVVSAEEAGTTPRALSEKYHKHFDETFKRMGVVFDRFGMTDDPANHHRTQDIVTRLQENGYIYKQVVHQAYCTKCKRFLPDRYVEGVCPHCGKPARGDECDQGCGKHLEPGEIKDPVCKVCGTKAEFRDQEHFFFKLSEFRDFLLPHLDQLRGTTNAKNYAIGWIKDELHDWCITRTLDWGVKFPGRDDLVVYVWVDAPIGYIAFTEEWAKANNKDWKRYWCGDNRVTHFIGGDIIYHHAIFWPALLKGAGYGVPHAVVASGMVKVDDHKFSKSRGYVVWTNDDYLDKGLPVDYLRYYLLSYTSHTKELNFAWPLFAERINNEVVNIFGNFVYRTLYFAQKEFEGIPAGDVDPAIMAEIEKTLANVDQLMRDYEFKGAVDAVMGLAAFGNTYIQTNAPWKLVKTDRAAAAQVIKNACQIVKALALLIQPVMPEAAERCWKELGFYDEVAKHPVSDALHAVPEACLKPPTPLFVKMEEAQVKELDALLQKRVADANKKAEKIPVVTFEEFQKLDLRTGKVLSAEPVPKSNKLLKLMVDIGSEKRQIVAGMQQFYKPEEIVGMDVVVVTNLAPAKIFGVESNGMVLAAGDAASLLVPLKPVEPGTKIR encoded by the coding sequence ATGAATCAAACGCCGCTGCTCGTCACCTGCGGGCTGCCGTATACCAACGGCCCCTGCCATCTTGGCCACCTGCGAACATACGTACCTGCCGATGCGTATGTCCGCTACATGCGGCGGGCAGGCGAGGAGGTCGTCTTCGTCTGCGGTTCGGACAATCACGGGACCCCGATCGTCGTTTCTGCCGAGGAGGCCGGTACAACGCCCCGTGCGCTCTCGGAAAAATACCACAAGCACTTCGACGAGACGTTCAAGCGGATGGGTGTCGTCTTCGACCGGTTCGGCATGACCGACGACCCGGCCAACCACCACCGGACGCAGGACATTGTCACGCGGCTCCAGGAGAACGGCTACATCTACAAGCAGGTCGTCCACCAGGCCTACTGCACGAAGTGCAAGCGGTTCCTGCCCGACCGGTACGTGGAGGGGGTCTGCCCCCACTGCGGCAAGCCGGCCCGGGGCGACGAGTGCGACCAGGGATGCGGCAAGCACCTGGAGCCCGGCGAGATCAAGGACCCGGTCTGCAAGGTCTGCGGCACGAAGGCGGAGTTCCGGGACCAGGAACATTTCTTTTTCAAACTCTCGGAGTTCCGGGACTTCCTCCTCCCGCATCTCGACCAGCTCCGGGGCACGACCAATGCGAAGAACTATGCCATCGGCTGGATCAAGGACGAACTCCATGACTGGTGCATCACGCGGACGCTTGACTGGGGCGTGAAGTTCCCGGGCCGCGACGACCTCGTGGTCTATGTCTGGGTCGATGCCCCGATCGGCTACATCGCGTTCACCGAGGAATGGGCGAAGGCGAACAATAAAGACTGGAAGCGGTACTGGTGCGGGGACAACCGCGTCACACACTTCATTGGCGGCGACATCATCTACCACCACGCGATCTTCTGGCCCGCCCTCCTGAAGGGTGCGGGGTACGGGGTGCCGCACGCGGTTGTTGCAAGCGGGATGGTCAAAGTCGACGACCACAAGTTCTCGAAGTCCCGGGGCTACGTGGTCTGGACCAACGACGACTATCTCGACAAGGGCCTGCCGGTCGATTACCTCCGGTACTACCTCCTCTCGTACACGAGCCACACCAAGGAGCTGAACTTTGCCTGGCCGCTCTTTGCGGAGCGGATCAATAACGAGGTTGTCAATATCTTCGGCAACTTCGTGTACCGGACGCTCTACTTTGCCCAGAAAGAGTTCGAAGGTATTCCCGCGGGAGATGTCGACCCGGCGATCATGGCCGAGATTGAAAAGACACTCGCGAATGTTGACCAGCTGATGCGGGACTACGAGTTCAAGGGAGCGGTCGATGCGGTGATGGGCCTTGCCGCGTTCGGGAACACCTACATCCAGACGAACGCCCCGTGGAAACTGGTCAAGACCGACCGGGCTGCGGCAGCGCAGGTGATCAAGAACGCCTGCCAGATCGTCAAAGCCCTCGCGCTCCTCATCCAGCCGGTGATGCCGGAGGCGGCGGAGCGGTGCTGGAAGGAGCTCGGGTTCTATGACGAGGTGGCAAAACACCCGGTCAGCGATGCGCTGCACGCGGTACCCGAGGCCTGCCTCAAGCCCCCGACCCCCCTCTTTGTGAAGATGGAAGAGGCGCAGGTGAAGGAGCTTGACGCGCTCCTCCAGAAACGCGTTGCCGATGCGAACAAGAAAGCGGAGAAGATCCCCGTGGTAACTTTCGAAGAATTCCAGAAACTCGACCTGCGGACCGGAAAAGTCCTGTCCGCTGAGCCCGTGCCGAAGTCGAACAAGCTCTTAAAACTGATGGTGGATATCGGGAGCGAGAAGCGCCAGATCGTTGCGGGCATGCAGCAGTTCTACAAGCCCGAGGAGATTGTCGGGATGGACGTTGTCGTGGTCACGAACCTTGCCCCCGCGAAGATCTTCGGGGTCGAGAGCAACGGCATGGTGCTCGCTGCCGGGGACGCGGCCTCGCTGCTCGTGCCGCTGAAGCCGGTCGAGCCGGGCACGAAGATCCGGTAA
- the msrA gene encoding peptide-methionine (S)-S-oxide reductase MsrA, with protein sequence MTGDPVYRKATFAAGCFWDVEAAFRNLDGVLETVVGYTGGTVPEPTYEQVAAGTTGHAEAVGVVFDPAVISYEALLDAFWEMHNPTQEGGQGDYSGPQYRSVIFYHDEEQRAAATASRDRLAAERRYGDRPIRTEILPATTFWPAEECHQQFYAKCRQSFVTSRQIWE encoded by the coding sequence ATGACAGGTGACCCGGTGTACCGGAAAGCCACGTTTGCCGCCGGCTGCTTCTGGGATGTCGAGGCCGCATTCCGGAACCTCGACGGGGTACTGGAAACGGTCGTGGGCTATACCGGGGGCACTGTCCCGGAACCCACCTACGAGCAGGTTGCCGCGGGCACCACCGGCCACGCGGAGGCAGTGGGCGTTGTCTTTGATCCGGCGGTTATCTCCTACGAGGCGCTCCTCGATGCGTTCTGGGAGATGCACAACCCGACGCAGGAAGGCGGGCAGGGGGATTATTCCGGCCCGCAGTACCGGTCCGTGATCTTTTACCATGACGAAGAACAGAGAGCGGCAGCAACAGCCTCCCGCGACCGGCTGGCGGCAGAAAGGCGGTACGGAGACCGGCCCATCAGGACGGAGATCCTCCCCGCCACGACATTCTGGCCTGCCGAGGAGTGCCACCAGCAGTTCTACGCCAAGTGCAGGCAGTCGTTTGTCACCAGCCGGCAGATATGGGAGTGA
- the sixA gene encoding phosphohistidine phosphatase SixA, with the protein MDIYILRHGKAEENTPEGGDAARRLTKKGSEEILGVGLFLAAQDLEFDLIAASPLARAQETAAIIAGVLKYKKKPASWNVLVPGGEPDAVCHEISRHGKPSAILLVGHEPLLSSLISRIISGTEDAGIAMTKGGLAKIRDVSFTQRPSGELHWLLTAKQMTLRK; encoded by the coding sequence GTGGATATCTATATTCTGCGGCACGGGAAAGCGGAGGAGAACACACCAGAAGGTGGCGATGCTGCGCGCCGGCTGACAAAGAAGGGCTCCGAAGAGATCCTCGGCGTCGGGCTCTTTTTGGCCGCGCAGGATCTGGAGTTCGATCTCATCGCTGCAAGCCCGCTTGCCCGGGCGCAGGAAACTGCCGCGATCATTGCCGGCGTCCTGAAATACAAGAAGAAGCCGGCATCATGGAATGTGCTTGTGCCGGGCGGCGAACCGGATGCCGTCTGCCACGAGATCAGCCGTCATGGGAAACCCTCTGCCATTCTTCTCGTAGGCCACGAGCCGCTCCTCTCCTCGCTCATCAGCAGGATCATCTCGGGAACCGAAGATGCGGGGATCGCGATGACCAAGGGAGGGCTCGCAAAGATCCGCGACGTCTCCTTCACCCAGCGCCCGTCCGGGGAGCTCCACTGGCTCCTCACGGCAAAGCAGATGACCCTGCGGAAGTGA
- a CDS encoding PEGA domain-containing protein has product MHTSCLKWGAFLVLLLLVPCVTAFSVSSTTVDPTILNPGDSVNVTTKVYVASGTPFSAFDDLQFVTTLDDPVWVYTVIIGGVENTRPADRGKILTIGGYELSYPANEEVVVDIALKGQVPAATPEGTELPLITVQELDARSRVITSSVTEIRHLIGKPTPTPTPEYGQIVITSEPEGANVFLDNTLRGITPVTLKAVSNGRHTVTLRLEGYEDVVREVTVTADSPQVIASLARQSSIPATDSPSVPATAVQETPGTPAPQPAAATTGSLSITTTPPGALVFIDGQMKGISPATIPGLSPGPHKIRLVLDGYQDFETSTEIAAGSTSEFVTGLSTRKTVPGFETVTALAAVSLVLIVLCCRKRDS; this is encoded by the coding sequence ATGCATACTTCTTGCCTGAAATGGGGCGCATTTCTTGTCCTGCTCCTCCTCGTCCCCTGCGTGACGGCGTTCTCTGTCTCCTCAACGACCGTGGATCCCACCATCCTCAATCCCGGTGATTCCGTGAACGTGACCACGAAGGTGTATGTTGCCTCGGGCACCCCGTTCTCCGCCTTTGACGACCTCCAGTTCGTGACAACGCTCGACGACCCGGTCTGGGTCTATACGGTAATCATAGGCGGCGTAGAGAACACCCGGCCTGCCGATCGTGGGAAGATCCTGACCATCGGGGGATACGAGCTCTCTTATCCTGCAAACGAGGAAGTCGTTGTCGATATCGCGCTGAAAGGCCAGGTCCCTGCGGCTACTCCTGAGGGGACAGAGCTCCCCCTTATCACGGTGCAGGAACTGGATGCGCGGAGCAGGGTGATCACATCGTCAGTTACGGAGATCAGGCACCTCATCGGCAAACCCACCCCCACGCCAACCCCGGAGTACGGCCAGATTGTCATCACTTCGGAACCGGAGGGGGCAAACGTCTTCCTGGACAACACCCTGCGGGGGATTACTCCCGTCACCCTCAAAGCCGTGTCCAATGGCCGGCATACCGTGACACTGAGGCTTGAGGGATACGAGGACGTGGTCCGGGAAGTGACCGTTACCGCGGATTCCCCGCAGGTCATCGCATCCCTTGCCCGGCAATCGTCCATTCCGGCAACAGATTCCCCGTCAGTTCCCGCTACAGCAGTACAGGAGACCCCGGGCACCCCCGCACCACAGCCGGCAGCGGCAACAACCGGTTCCCTCTCGATCACGACAACCCCGCCCGGTGCGCTCGTGTTCATTGACGGGCAGATGAAAGGCATCAGCCCGGCAACCATCCCCGGGCTCTCTCCCGGGCCGCACAAGATCCGGCTTGTCCTGGACGGGTACCAGGACTTCGAGACCTCAACAGAGATTGCTGCCGGCTCGACCTCGGAATTTGTCACCGGGCTCTCCACCCGGAAAACAGTCCCCGGGTTTGAAACCGTTACTGCCCTTGCTGCAGTCAGCCTGGTTCTCATCGTTCTCTGCTGCCGGAAGAGGGATTCGTAA
- the guaB gene encoding IMP dehydrogenase — MFVEKLEVPLSLTFDDVLLEPQASWVEPSETDTCSRFSKNIGVNIPLVSAAMDTVTEAQMAITLARLGGIGVIHRNMTPEHEMQEVVAVKQAEELIERDVLYVEDTATVSDAENLMHQYNIGGVPVVAKEKIIGIVSRRDVRAIVQKSGNEKITTIMTRKPIVGGEDITAEKALEIMYTSKVERLPIVNDKGKLIGIVTMQDILEKRQYPLACRDKRGNLRVAAAVGPFDFARAELLDQNGADALVVDCAHGHNMKVVAAVKEIAGSVNAEVVAGNIATKEAAAALLDAGVDGIKVGIGPGSICTTRIVAGTGVPQITAVAQVAEVAHEAGVPVISDGGVRFSGDVAKAIAAGADTVMMGSMFAGTDESPGKVITMKGRRYKQYRGMGSLGVMSSGQSSDRYFQKKEIGSTKFVPEGVEGVTPYVGHVGEVIYQLVGGLKSAMGYSGAKTIADMHTKARFVRITNAGMTESHPHNIMITDEAPNYRLFE; from the coding sequence ATGTTTGTGGAAAAACTGGAAGTCCCCCTCTCCTTAACCTTCGACGATGTCCTGCTGGAGCCGCAGGCCTCATGGGTCGAACCGTCCGAGACCGACACATGCTCGCGGTTCTCGAAGAATATCGGCGTCAATATCCCGCTCGTCTCTGCTGCAATGGATACCGTGACCGAAGCACAGATGGCCATCACGCTCGCCCGCCTTGGTGGCATCGGTGTCATCCACCGGAACATGACGCCCGAGCACGAAATGCAGGAAGTCGTTGCTGTCAAGCAGGCAGAGGAGCTCATCGAACGCGACGTGCTCTATGTCGAGGACACGGCAACGGTCTCTGACGCCGAGAACCTCATGCACCAGTACAATATTGGCGGGGTTCCGGTTGTTGCGAAGGAGAAGATCATCGGTATCGTGAGCCGGCGGGACGTCAGGGCCATCGTGCAGAAGAGCGGTAATGAGAAGATCACCACCATCATGACAAGGAAGCCCATCGTGGGCGGCGAGGACATCACTGCTGAGAAGGCCCTTGAGATCATGTACACGAGCAAGGTGGAGCGGCTCCCGATTGTCAATGACAAAGGCAAACTGATCGGTATCGTCACCATGCAGGACATCCTGGAGAAACGCCAGTACCCGCTTGCCTGCCGGGACAAGCGAGGCAACCTCCGCGTGGCTGCTGCCGTCGGCCCGTTCGACTTTGCCCGCGCCGAACTCCTGGACCAGAACGGGGCAGACGCCCTTGTCGTGGACTGCGCCCACGGCCATAACATGAAAGTGGTTGCAGCCGTGAAGGAGATCGCGGGCAGCGTGAACGCAGAGGTGGTTGCCGGGAACATCGCGACAAAGGAGGCGGCAGCGGCACTGCTCGATGCCGGCGTTGACGGCATCAAGGTGGGAATCGGCCCGGGCTCCATCTGCACGACCCGCATCGTTGCCGGGACCGGCGTCCCGCAGATCACGGCCGTTGCGCAGGTTGCAGAGGTTGCCCACGAGGCAGGCGTCCCGGTCATCTCGGACGGCGGTGTCCGGTTCAGCGGGGATGTGGCAAAAGCCATTGCGGCCGGGGCAGACACCGTCATGATGGGCAGCATGTTTGCCGGGACCGACGAATCGCCCGGCAAGGTCATCACGATGAAAGGCCGCCGGTACAAGCAGTACCGCGGCATGGGTTCCCTTGGCGTGATGAGCAGCGGGCAGTCAAGCGACCGGTACTTCCAGAAGAAGGAGATCGGCAGCACGAAATTCGTTCCCGAGGGCGTTGAGGGAGTCACCCCCTATGTCGGCCACGTGGGTGAAGTGATCTACCAGCTCGTTGGCGGGCTCAAGTCCGCGATGGGATATTCCGGTGCAAAGACCATTGCCGACATGCACACGAAGGCCCGGTTCGTCCGGATCACCAACGCCGGCATGACCGAGAGCCACCCGCACAACATCATGATCACCGATGAAGCGCCGAATTACCGGCTCTTCGAGTAA
- a CDS encoding (5-formylfuran-3-yl)methyl phosphate synthase has product MQLLVSPSSIDEARHSVAADIIDVKKPSEGSLGANFPWVIREIKEFAQKPVSAAIGDFDFRPGGAALAAYGAACAGADYVKIGLAFEGKEQARDLIAAVVRAVKEPFPRKFVVIAAYSDYERMHTISPFDMAPIAAECGADFAMIDTGIKDRQSTFAFMDEKALLSFTEGNRKLGLGTALAGALKFEDLDALKRINPEIIGVRGMVCGGDRNATVREDLINKALALIR; this is encoded by the coding sequence ATGCAATTGTTGGTCAGCCCCAGCTCTATCGACGAAGCCAGGCACTCCGTCGCCGCTGACATCATCGACGTCAAGAAACCATCCGAAGGCTCGCTCGGTGCCAATTTCCCCTGGGTGATCCGTGAGATCAAGGAATTCGCCCAAAAACCGGTGAGCGCTGCCATCGGGGATTTCGACTTCAGACCCGGCGGGGCTGCCCTTGCTGCGTACGGCGCTGCCTGTGCCGGGGCTGACTATGTCAAGATAGGGCTCGCGTTCGAGGGAAAAGAACAGGCCCGCGATCTCATTGCCGCCGTTGTCAGGGCAGTCAAGGAACCGTTCCCCCGGAAGTTTGTCGTCATCGCCGCGTACTCCGACTACGAACGGATGCATACCATCTCCCCGTTCGATATGGCCCCCATCGCCGCTGAGTGCGGGGCTGACTTTGCCATGATCGATACCGGCATCAAGGACCGCCAGAGCACCTTTGCCTTCATGGACGAGAAAGCACTCCTCTCGTTCACAGAAGGAAACCGGAAACTCGGCCTTGGCACTGCCCTTGCCGGTGCCCTGAAGTTCGAGGACCTGGATGCACTCAAACGGATCAACCCCGAGATCATCGGTGTCCGGGGGATGGTCTGTGGCGGCGACCGGAATGCAACGGTTCGTGAAGACCTGATCAACAAGGCGCTTGCGCTGATCCGGTGA
- a CDS encoding HisA/HisF-related TIM barrel protein, with amino-acid sequence MELVLAMDLKENLVVHGKSGHRERYKPLDWGISPTADPPGFVRAIRPRSIYIADLDRITGTGSHDATVRQCASLVRHCYVDRGCRGPDDLLDGYHITNIVGTETGGNDLSQYQGGFISIDVKGGRVIPSGRNPVDFLRQANGWKFDGCIILNISAVGTETGLDPAMLDSMRAAYHRKLFWGGGVASQDDLAMLCDAGFDGAIIATALHHGKIPVDWIRRGRVC; translated from the coding sequence ATGGAACTGGTCCTTGCAATGGATTTGAAAGAGAATCTGGTCGTGCATGGCAAATCCGGGCACCGGGAGCGTTACAAACCGCTTGACTGGGGCATTTCTCCGACGGCGGATCCGCCCGGGTTTGTCCGGGCCATCCGGCCTCGGTCCATCTATATTGCGGACCTCGACCGCATCACGGGGACCGGTTCGCATGACGCCACTGTCCGGCAGTGCGCATCCCTTGTCAGGCACTGTTACGTTGACCGCGGGTGCCGGGGGCCGGATGACCTGCTCGACGGGTACCACATCACGAACATTGTCGGCACAGAGACGGGAGGAAATGATCTCTCGCAGTATCAGGGCGGGTTTATCAGTATTGATGTGAAAGGCGGCCGTGTCATCCCCTCAGGGCGCAACCCGGTCGACTTCCTGCGGCAGGCAAACGGCTGGAAGTTCGACGGGTGCATTATCCTGAATATCAGCGCTGTGGGGACCGAAACCGGGCTCGATCCGGCAATGCTCGATTCGATGCGGGCTGCGTATCACCGGAAATTATTCTGGGGCGGTGGTGTAGCATCGCAGGACGACCTCGCGATGCTCTGTGATGCCGGGTTCGATGGCGCAATCATTGCCACAGCCCTGCATCACGGAAAAATCCCGGTTGACTGGATCCGGAGGGGCAGGGTATGCTGA
- the tmk gene encoding dTMP kinase, translated as MLITLEGIDGSGKSTLHASLKDLLADLDPLMTREPGATWVGDQVRRAIKEQIDPITEATLFVADHAAHLAKVVRPALAEGRLVISDRYSDSRYAYQSVTLQGIVPEPEKWLRSMHNGWTIVPDKTFLCVLPIDEALTRLKPDTEREHFEKRETLEKVQNNYLSYAKAEPSRFVIVDAMLSPEIVARFVADAIRVELETGKKRKGRKK; from the coding sequence ATGCTGATCACGCTGGAAGGTATCGACGGGAGCGGGAAGAGCACGCTTCATGCATCGCTCAAAGATCTTCTCGCGGATCTCGACCCGCTGATGACCAGGGAGCCGGGGGCAACGTGGGTGGGCGACCAGGTCCGGCGGGCGATCAAGGAGCAGATCGATCCGATCACGGAGGCGACGCTCTTTGTCGCCGACCATGCTGCCCATCTCGCAAAGGTTGTCCGCCCGGCGCTTGCGGAAGGCAGGCTTGTCATCTCCGACCGGTACAGCGACAGCCGGTATGCGTACCAGTCCGTGACCCTGCAGGGCATTGTGCCGGAGCCGGAGAAGTGGCTGCGCTCGATGCATAACGGGTGGACGATTGTGCCGGACAAGACATTTCTCTGTGTGTTGCCGATCGATGAGGCCCTCACCCGGCTGAAGCCTGATACTGAACGGGAGCATTTTGAGAAGCGGGAGACGCTCGAGAAGGTACAGAACAATTATCTTTCCTACGCGAAGGCCGAGCCCTCGCGGTTCGTGATCGTGGATGCAATGCTTTCTCCGGAGATTGTTGCCCGGTTCGTGGCGGATGCGATCCGGGTGGAGCTGGAGACTGGAAAGAAGCGGAAGGGCCGGAAGAAGTGA
- a CDS encoding HNH endonuclease signature motif containing protein: MPPKKMGSGFDAPSMFLKKEKKSLTTPQLTGAQSRDIQSCLTNHRCEIPKCPYGKSQTVHHITPRAAQGKHTYLNMIGVCESHHREAERNMITPAQLRSYIKMRSPKEENCIKKVIEKINGNAKKSSKKKTPEEEWMDRFRI; this comes from the coding sequence ATGCCGCCGAAAAAAATGGGATCCGGTTTTGATGCTCCATCGATGTTTCTGAAAAAAGAGAAAAAAAGCTTAACCACCCCACAACTTACTGGAGCGCAAAGCAGAGATATTCAAAGCTGCCTTACTAACCATCGATGTGAAATTCCAAAATGTCCATATGGTAAATCACAAACGGTTCATCACATTACTCCAAGGGCAGCACAAGGCAAGCACACATATCTTAACATGATAGGAGTCTGTGAATCTCATCATAGAGAAGCTGAACGAAACATGATCACTCCAGCCCAATTGCGCAGTTACATTAAAATGAGAAGTCCAAAAGAAGAAAATTGTATAAAAAAGGTTATTGAGAAAATAAATGGAAATGCAAAAAAGAGTAGTAAGAAAAAAACTCCAGAAGAAGAATGGATGGATCGTTTTAGAATCTAA
- a CDS encoding 2'-5' RNA ligase family protein: MIDHLKKKFRLSSFRKTVPHISLVGGLTTDNESRLIKDFVSICSETPLCKYTVDGFGYFENATGVVFINIHPNENLKNFRWALAQKFTPYCKLKEFDYNQDFKFHATLAMNLNDRDFAKIRKYIDTQTEPKYKQILIRVTILKNSKILCEYDFLQRRLLNRNEALSKKELTKTFQLLEEFFKGNYNPNEKTALKKIIKQESWLSKIPFIGKRFLGGQ; encoded by the coding sequence ATGATTGATCACCTTAAAAAGAAATTTCGTTTATCATCGTTTCGGAAGACAGTACCTCATATCTCTCTTGTTGGTGGCTTAACTACTGATAACGAAAGTCGGCTCATCAAAGATTTTGTGTCAATATGTTCGGAAACACCTCTCTGTAAATATACTGTTGATGGATTTGGTTATTTTGAAAATGCGACAGGAGTTGTTTTTATTAATATACACCCAAACGAAAATCTTAAAAATTTTCGTTGGGCACTTGCTCAAAAATTCACTCCTTATTGCAAATTAAAAGAATTTGATTATAATCAGGATTTTAAATTCCATGCCACATTGGCAATGAATCTAAACGATCGAGATTTTGCCAAAATACGGAAATATATAGACACTCAAACAGAACCAAAATATAAACAAATTCTGATTCGGGTCACTATCCTCAAAAATAGTAAAATATTATGTGAATATGATTTTCTTCAGAGACGATTGTTAAATCGGAATGAAGCCCTTTCAAAGAAAGAACTGACAAAAACATTTCAACTTCTTGAAGAATTTTTTAAAGGAAATTATAATCCTAATGAAAAAACTGCGCTAAAGAAAATAATCAAACAAGAATCGTGGCTTAGTAAAATCCCATTTATTGGTAAACGATTTTTGGGAGGGCAATAA
- a CDS encoding metallophosphoesterase, protein METPRIFIISDLHLEHANIMKYCHRDQFEDVQQMNYEMVSRWNQTVGKFDTVYFLGDLVFSRNKGRNIRGWLHKLNGIKIFIWGNHDTYLKCKLPYLVIKFNGEPLLLVHSEDPDGRHNKETLAHTEVCKIITEWKPRWIIHGHHHNNNLQKHPLINNESHMINVSAELLDYRPIELEKLLSMRSR, encoded by the coding sequence ATGGAAACTCCGCGAATTTTTATTATTTCTGATTTGCATCTCGAACATGCGAATATAATGAAATATTGTCATAGGGACCAATTTGAGGATGTTCAACAGATGAATTATGAAATGGTTTCGCGATGGAACCAAACAGTTGGAAAATTTGATACTGTTTATTTTCTTGGCGATTTGGTTTTTTCCAGGAATAAAGGGAGAAATATCAGAGGATGGTTGCACAAATTAAATGGAATAAAGATTTTTATTTGGGGAAACCATGACACTTACCTAAAATGTAAACTTCCATACCTTGTGATAAAATTCAATGGGGAGCCTCTTCTTCTCGTACATAGTGAAGACCCTGATGGAAGGCATAACAAGGAAACATTGGCTCATACTGAGGTTTGTAAAATCATAACAGAGTGGAAACCCCGGTGGATAATTCACGGTCACCATCACAATAACAATCTGCAAAAACACCCTTTGATAAATAATGAATCCCACATGATAAATGTCAGCGCGGAATTGTTAGATTACCGTCCAATTGAATTGGAAAAACTATTATCTATGAGGTCACGGTAA